A stretch of the Sorangium aterium genome encodes the following:
- a CDS encoding Uma2 family endonuclease: protein MTARTNGLPTRPPRNTGPIELRDFGPTGRRLGTPDDCYDGSPWELHRGELIEQMGSKDIHGIVMALLAALFRTHAREGFTVMTDVYCDLSDPGGPSLRAPDVVVVGDLSSPRNDAYRGTPLLAVEIRGTQSRRYLEEKVKLYLEHEWPWVWIAHAERRELEVVRPGTASITYRPGAEVPLLPELGKHGLGAVPVAALFEERDAARFTDEWVEARTQARAILAVLSARGLAVPEAVQARVLACDEPAALERWLASAATAASGAVFAAAVDRG, encoded by the coding sequence ATGACTGCACGCACGAACGGCCTGCCGACCCGTCCGCCCCGGAACACGGGGCCGATCGAGCTGCGCGATTTCGGCCCCACCGGCCGCCGTCTGGGCACGCCCGACGACTGTTACGACGGCAGCCCGTGGGAGCTGCACCGCGGGGAGCTGATCGAGCAGATGGGGAGCAAGGACATCCATGGCATCGTGATGGCGCTCCTCGCCGCCCTCTTCCGCACGCACGCGCGCGAGGGCTTCACGGTGATGACCGACGTGTACTGCGATCTCAGCGACCCGGGGGGGCCGTCGCTCCGGGCGCCGGACGTGGTGGTGGTGGGCGATCTCTCGTCGCCGCGGAACGACGCCTACCGCGGCACGCCGCTGCTGGCCGTGGAGATCCGGGGCACGCAGTCGAGGCGCTACCTCGAGGAGAAGGTGAAGCTCTACCTGGAGCACGAGTGGCCGTGGGTGTGGATCGCGCACGCGGAGCGGCGGGAGCTCGAGGTCGTGCGGCCGGGGACGGCGTCGATCACCTACCGTCCGGGCGCGGAGGTGCCCCTCCTGCCGGAGCTGGGCAAGCACGGCCTCGGCGCCGTGCCGGTCGCGGCGCTGTTCGAGGAGCGCGACGCGGCGCGGTTCACGGACGAGTGGGTCGAGGCGCGCACCCAGGCGCGCGCGATCCTCGCGGTGCTCTCGGCGCGGGGGCTCGCGGTGCCGGAGGCGGTGCAGGCGCGGGTGCTCGCGTGCGACGAGCCTGCGGCGCTGGAGCGATGGCTGGCCAGCGCGGCGACGGCGGCGAGCGGGGCGGTGTTCGCGGCGGCCGTGGATCGAGGGTGA
- a CDS encoding aminotransferase family protein produces the protein MSDDIVELTTKHTYGTWRAQRGWKPIHVTRAEGCAFWDASGKRYLDLSSQLICSNLGHQNEAVIEAICAQARQLAYISPAHTCEVRARVAQKLLEVMPKGLDKFFFATSGTEANEAAFKMARLYTGKHKIIARYTSYHGSTAGSVAATGDFRRWFIEPAGKIPGVVFGPEVNCYRCPLGRSHPECGVACADYLAYMIDHEENVAAVIVEPVVGTNGVLIPPADYLPKIAEVARKRGVLLIADEVMSGWGRTGKWFAVDHWGVVPDILTTAKGVTNAAAPLGVVATSRAIADYFDDNMFAHGHTYEAHPLTLAPVIAAIDEYRRLDLLERATKMGDVVGAKLRALKEKHPSIGDVRGIGLFWAVELVKDRATKEPFNVPQDKAARRPLVVDAVVAEAAKRGVSVMGWVSHLLVAPPLIISEAEIDEGIAALDAALDVADQRLSA, from the coding sequence ATGAGCGATGACATCGTCGAGCTGACCACGAAGCACACGTACGGCACCTGGCGCGCCCAGCGCGGCTGGAAGCCGATCCATGTCACCCGCGCGGAGGGCTGCGCGTTCTGGGATGCGTCCGGCAAGCGCTACCTGGACCTGTCCTCGCAGCTCATCTGCTCGAACCTCGGCCACCAGAACGAGGCCGTGATCGAGGCCATCTGCGCGCAGGCGAGGCAGCTCGCCTACATCAGCCCGGCGCACACGTGCGAGGTGCGGGCCAGGGTGGCGCAGAAGCTCCTGGAGGTGATGCCGAAGGGGCTCGACAAGTTCTTCTTCGCGACGTCGGGCACGGAGGCGAACGAGGCGGCGTTCAAGATGGCCCGGCTCTACACGGGCAAGCACAAGATCATCGCGCGCTACACGTCGTACCACGGGTCGACCGCGGGCTCGGTCGCGGCGACCGGCGACTTTCGCCGCTGGTTCATCGAGCCGGCCGGCAAGATCCCGGGCGTGGTGTTCGGCCCGGAGGTGAACTGCTACCGCTGCCCGCTCGGCCGGAGCCACCCCGAGTGCGGCGTCGCGTGCGCCGACTACCTGGCTTACATGATCGATCACGAGGAGAACGTCGCGGCGGTGATCGTCGAGCCGGTCGTGGGCACGAACGGCGTCCTCATCCCGCCGGCCGACTACCTGCCGAAGATCGCCGAGGTCGCGCGGAAGCGCGGCGTGCTCCTCATCGCGGATGAGGTGATGAGCGGCTGGGGCAGGACCGGAAAGTGGTTTGCTGTCGATCACTGGGGGGTGGTGCCGGATATCCTGACGACCGCGAAGGGCGTGACCAACGCGGCCGCGCCGCTCGGGGTCGTCGCGACCTCCCGCGCGATCGCGGACTACTTCGACGACAACATGTTCGCGCACGGCCACACCTACGAGGCCCACCCCCTCACGCTGGCCCCGGTGATCGCCGCGATCGACGAGTATCGCCGGCTGGACCTCCTCGAGCGCGCGACGAAGATGGGAGACGTCGTGGGCGCGAAGCTCCGCGCCCTCAAGGAGAAGCACCCCTCGATCGGCGACGTGCGCGGGATCGGCCTGTTCTGGGCGGTGGAGCTCGTGAAGGACCGCGCGACCAAGGAGCCGTTCAACGTGCCGCAGGACAAGGCGGCTCGGCGGCCCCTGGTGGTCGACGCGGTGGTCGCCGAGGCGGCGAAGCGCGGGGTGTCCGTCATGGGGTGGGTGAGCCACCTGCTCGTGGCGCCGCCGCTCATCATCAGCGAGGCGGAGATCGACGAGGGGATCGCGGCGCTCGACGCGGCGCTCGACGTGGCGGACCAGCGGCTCTCGGCCTGA
- a CDS encoding VTT domain-containing protein: MELLREFFSRLRELESLLQWGGYPVLMIIIFAETGLLIGFFLPGDSLLVTAGVLVNAGLINPLGLPNFQNLLLMNVTLMAMAIIGDAVGFTIGRRAGPKIFTREQSLLFRKDHLIATQKFYEKHGGKTIILARFMPFARTFAPVVAGVGQMQYRRFAMFNVVGGVLWVFSMTFLGYFLGKVFDAKQIERVVYLIIFVSVAPVLFGAIKHRLQQKKDAARIGAEP, translated from the coding sequence GTGGAACTCCTCCGTGAATTTTTCAGCAGGCTGAGGGAGCTCGAGTCGCTGCTCCAGTGGGGCGGCTACCCCGTCCTGATGATCATCATCTTTGCCGAGACGGGGTTGCTCATCGGGTTCTTCCTTCCCGGGGACTCGCTGCTCGTCACCGCCGGGGTGCTGGTCAACGCGGGGCTCATCAACCCGCTCGGTCTACCGAACTTCCAGAACCTGCTCCTGATGAACGTCACGCTGATGGCGATGGCGATCATCGGCGATGCGGTGGGCTTCACGATCGGGCGGCGCGCCGGCCCGAAGATCTTCACGCGCGAGCAGTCGCTCCTGTTCCGCAAGGATCACCTGATCGCGACGCAGAAGTTCTACGAGAAGCACGGCGGCAAGACGATCATCCTCGCGCGCTTCATGCCGTTCGCCCGGACGTTCGCGCCCGTCGTGGCGGGCGTGGGGCAGATGCAGTACCGGCGCTTCGCGATGTTCAACGTGGTGGGCGGCGTGCTCTGGGTCTTCTCGATGACCTTCCTCGGCTACTTCCTTGGAAAGGTCTTCGACGCCAAGCAGATCGAGCGGGTCGTCTACCTGATCATCTTCGTCTCCGTGGCGCCGGTCCTCTTCGGGGCGATCAAGCACAGGCTCCAGCAGAAGAAGGACGCCGCGCGGATCGGGGCCGAACCGTAA
- a CDS encoding YciI family protein yields the protein MRFMILIKATKDSEAGVMPSEQLLTEMGKFNEELVKAGVMVAGEGLHPSTKGARIRFSGEKRTVVDGPFTETKELIAGFWIWDVKSKEEAIEWVKRCPNPMYEDSEIEIRQVFTADDFGPALTPELREQEERLRAQTAEKK from the coding sequence ATGCGATTCATGATCCTGATCAAGGCCACCAAGGACAGCGAAGCGGGTGTCATGCCGAGCGAGCAGCTCCTCACCGAGATGGGGAAGTTCAACGAAGAGCTCGTCAAGGCCGGCGTGATGGTCGCGGGCGAGGGGCTCCACCCGAGCACGAAGGGCGCGCGCATCCGGTTCTCGGGCGAGAAGAGGACCGTCGTCGACGGGCCCTTCACCGAGACGAAGGAGCTGATCGCGGGCTTCTGGATCTGGGACGTGAAGTCGAAGGAAGAGGCGATCGAGTGGGTGAAGCGCTGTCCCAACCCGATGTACGAGGACTCCGAGATCGAGATTCGCCAGGTGTTCACGGCGGACGACTTCGGCCCTGCGCTCACGCCCGAGCTCAGGGAGCAGGAGGAGCGCCTGCGCGCGCAGACGGCGGAGAAGAAGTAG
- a CDS encoding RNA polymerase sigma factor, which translates to MTAPDVHRTIHAVFRIESARLIAGLARMVRDVGLAEELAQDALVAALERWPESGVPDKPGAWLMATAKRRAIDELRRSKRLERKHEELGHEIEAQHALAAPDLDAALDDDVGDDLLRLVFTACHPVLSTEAQVALTLRLLGGLTTEEIARAFLVPEPTVAQRIVRAKRTLAEARVPFEVPRGAELAPRLSSVLQVIYLVFNEGYSATAGGDWMRPALCEDALRLGRIVAELVPKEPEVHGLVALLEIQASRSRARVGPSGEPILLLDQNRARWDHLLIRRGLAALERAEALGGARGPYALQAAIAACHARARAAAETDWARIAALYAALAQVTPSPVVELNRAVALSMAFGPAAGLAVVDALTSERSLEGYHLLPSVRGDLLAKLGRLDEARVELERAASLTRNTRERDLLLARAAACAGGSAPPSR; encoded by the coding sequence GTGACGGCCCCCGATGTGCATCGCACCATCCACGCGGTCTTCCGCATCGAGTCGGCCAGGCTCATCGCCGGCCTCGCGCGGATGGTGCGCGACGTCGGCCTCGCCGAGGAGCTCGCGCAGGACGCGCTCGTCGCCGCGCTGGAGCGGTGGCCGGAGTCGGGCGTCCCGGACAAGCCGGGCGCGTGGCTCATGGCCACCGCGAAGCGCCGCGCGATCGACGAGCTCCGCCGGAGCAAGCGGCTCGAGCGCAAGCACGAGGAGCTCGGCCACGAGATCGAGGCCCAGCACGCGCTGGCCGCGCCGGATCTGGACGCCGCGCTCGACGATGACGTCGGCGACGACCTCCTGCGCCTCGTCTTCACGGCCTGCCATCCGGTCCTCTCGACCGAGGCGCAGGTCGCGCTCACGCTCCGCCTTCTCGGAGGCCTGACGACCGAGGAGATCGCGCGCGCGTTCCTCGTCCCGGAGCCGACCGTCGCCCAGCGGATCGTCCGCGCCAAGCGGACCCTCGCCGAGGCGCGCGTCCCCTTCGAGGTCCCCCGCGGGGCCGAGCTCGCGCCCCGCCTCTCGTCGGTGCTCCAGGTCATCTACCTGGTCTTCAACGAGGGCTACTCCGCGACGGCCGGCGGCGACTGGATGCGGCCTGCCCTCTGCGAGGACGCGCTCCGCCTCGGCCGCATCGTGGCCGAGCTCGTGCCGAAGGAGCCGGAGGTCCACGGCCTCGTCGCGCTCCTGGAGATCCAGGCGTCGCGCTCCAGGGCGCGGGTCGGCCCGTCGGGAGAGCCTATCCTGCTCCTGGATCAGAACCGCGCGCGCTGGGATCACCTGCTGATCCGCCGCGGCCTCGCGGCGCTCGAGCGCGCCGAGGCGCTCGGCGGCGCGCGCGGTCCCTACGCGCTCCAGGCCGCGATCGCCGCCTGCCACGCGCGCGCGCGCGCCGCGGCGGAGACGGACTGGGCGCGCATCGCGGCGCTCTATGCGGCGCTCGCCCAGGTCACGCCGTCGCCCGTCGTCGAGCTGAACCGCGCCGTCGCCCTCTCGATGGCGTTCGGCCCGGCGGCGGGCCTCGCCGTCGTCGACGCGCTCACCTCGGAGCGCTCCCTCGAGGGCTACCACCTCTTGCCGAGCGTGCGCGGCGACCTCCTCGCGAAGCTCGGCCGCCTCGACGAGGCCCGCGTGGAGCTCGAGCGCGCGGCGTCGCTCACGCGCAACACGCGCGAGCGCGACCTGCTCCTCGCGCGCGCCGCCGCGTGCGCGGGCGGCTCGGCGCCGCCGTCGCGGTGA
- the thrS gene encoding threonine--tRNA ligase produces the protein MLDEDDHRYLGQRLDLFHIQEEAPGMVFWHARGFTLYRLLEEAVRRQMMRDSYREVRTPLILRQAIWKASGHWDNFSSNMFRLHEEDHAAAIKPVNCPGHMQIVARMAPSYRDLPLRIGELGMVHRDEPSGTLHGLFRLRQFTQDDGHIFCVEEQVEAEVVRFASALRDFYAGFGFRDMVVGFSTRPAERSGSDAVWDRAEAALSGAARSAGLEYRLQPGEGAFYGPKLEFVLRDRLGRSWQCGTIQLDLVLPERFDITYVDASGARRRPAILHRALFGSVERFLGILLEHYRGALPLWLSPEQLVVVPVTDAQRAYAEEVLLDFQRKGVRAILDAGDDTLSRKIAIAHAAAIPLVAVIGRREAERRSVTIREREGGQQRELLLEEAVVEVAQRCAPLA, from the coding sequence ATGCTCGACGAAGACGATCATCGTTATCTAGGCCAGCGCCTCGACCTGTTCCACATCCAGGAGGAGGCGCCAGGCATGGTGTTCTGGCACGCGCGCGGGTTCACGCTCTATCGCCTCCTCGAGGAGGCGGTCCGGCGCCAGATGATGCGTGACAGCTATCGAGAGGTCCGGACGCCCCTCATCCTGCGACAGGCGATCTGGAAGGCCAGCGGCCACTGGGACAATTTCTCCTCGAACATGTTCCGGCTGCACGAGGAGGATCACGCCGCCGCGATCAAGCCGGTGAACTGCCCGGGTCACATGCAGATCGTGGCGCGCATGGCGCCTTCGTACCGGGATCTCCCGCTGCGTATCGGCGAGCTCGGCATGGTGCACAGGGACGAGCCGAGCGGCACGCTCCACGGCCTCTTTCGCCTGCGCCAGTTCACCCAGGACGACGGCCACATCTTCTGTGTCGAGGAGCAGGTCGAGGCCGAGGTCGTGCGCTTCGCGAGCGCGCTGCGCGACTTCTATGCTGGCTTCGGCTTCCGCGACATGGTGGTCGGCTTCTCGACCCGCCCCGCCGAGCGCTCCGGGAGCGACGCCGTGTGGGACAGGGCGGAGGCGGCGCTGTCCGGCGCGGCGAGGAGCGCGGGGCTCGAGTACAGGCTGCAGCCCGGGGAAGGGGCCTTCTACGGGCCCAAGCTCGAGTTCGTGCTGCGCGACCGGCTCGGGCGGAGCTGGCAATGCGGCACGATCCAGCTCGATCTCGTGCTGCCGGAGCGCTTCGACATCACCTATGTCGACGCGTCCGGCGCGCGCCGGCGACCCGCCATCCTGCACCGCGCCCTGTTCGGCAGCGTGGAGCGCTTCCTGGGCATCCTGCTGGAGCATTATCGGGGCGCGCTGCCGCTCTGGCTGTCTCCCGAGCAGCTCGTCGTCGTTCCTGTGACGGACGCGCAGCGCGCCTATGCCGAAGAGGTCCTCCTCGACTTCCAGCGGAAGGGGGTGCGCGCGATCCTCGATGCAGGGGACGACACGCTCTCGCGGAAGATCGCCATTGCGCACGCGGCGGCGATCCCGCTCGTCGCGGTGATCGGAAGACGCGAAGCCGAGCGCCGCTCCGTGACGATCCGTGAGCGGGAGGGCGGGCAGCAGCGCGAGCTTCTGCTCGAGGAGGCCGTTGTCGAGGTGGCGCAGCGGTGCGCGCCGCTCGCCTGA
- a CDS encoding cytochrome P450: MGTLPPGPKSLGLVDTIRAGFFSSEPVFRRYAAEYGPTFRVRSPNGVLTITGDPQAIRAVYAADPDEFDVWGVQLTEPVFGTSSVVVTAGARHRRDRRLLAPPFNAAAMRGYGGAIADISLDVASRWRPGHSFSMLAATQAIALDVIVRVVFGVRGEARVGRTREAVLGLIESLGRSFMIIPALRRDFAGFGPYARHKRAARALDALLFEEIRARRAEGDASQDILGLLMSARHDDGAGMSDVEIADQLRALLFAGHETTAMSLGWAMYWLHREPAVLARLCEELDALGPAPEPDALASLPYLEAVCLEALRIHPPVVDVARVVKRPFQLKGYTVPAGEAIAASPLLLHGREDLYPSPQRFRPSRFLERKFTPFEFIAFGGGARRCLGAAFAMYEMKVVLGTILGRYRLRLESQAPIRHVRRGLTMGPSGDVAMILEGERERASAEGRAAAVQGSPAEPALRPAAPQPAGRCPMGFS; the protein is encoded by the coding sequence ATGGGAACTCTGCCGCCCGGGCCGAAGTCGCTCGGCCTCGTGGATACCATTCGCGCAGGATTCTTCTCCTCCGAGCCCGTCTTCAGGCGCTACGCCGCCGAGTACGGTCCCACATTTCGCGTGAGGTCGCCGAACGGAGTGCTGACTATCACGGGCGATCCGCAGGCCATCCGCGCGGTCTACGCGGCCGACCCCGACGAGTTCGATGTCTGGGGCGTTCAGCTGACGGAGCCGGTCTTCGGGACCTCGTCGGTGGTCGTGACGGCGGGCGCGCGGCACCGGCGCGATCGGCGGCTGCTCGCCCCGCCGTTCAACGCCGCAGCGATGCGGGGTTATGGCGGCGCGATCGCGGACATCAGCCTGGACGTGGCGTCGCGGTGGCGGCCGGGTCACTCGTTCTCGATGCTCGCGGCGACCCAGGCGATCGCGCTCGACGTGATCGTCCGCGTGGTCTTCGGCGTGAGAGGCGAGGCGCGCGTCGGCAGGACCCGCGAGGCCGTGCTCGGGCTCATCGAGTCGCTGGGCCGGAGCTTCATGATCATCCCTGCGCTCCGCCGCGATTTCGCCGGCTTTGGCCCCTACGCGCGCCACAAGCGCGCGGCCAGGGCGCTCGACGCGCTGCTCTTCGAGGAGATCCGGGCAAGGCGTGCGGAGGGGGACGCTTCGCAGGACATCCTGGGCCTGCTGATGAGCGCCCGCCACGACGACGGCGCGGGCATGAGCGACGTCGAGATCGCGGACCAGCTCCGGGCGCTCCTGTTCGCTGGCCACGAGACGACGGCCATGTCGCTCGGGTGGGCGATGTACTGGCTGCACCGCGAGCCGGCCGTGCTCGCGCGCCTCTGCGAGGAGCTCGACGCGCTCGGCCCCGCGCCCGAGCCGGACGCGCTCGCGTCGCTGCCGTACCTGGAGGCGGTGTGCCTGGAGGCGCTCCGCATCCACCCGCCGGTGGTGGACGTGGCCCGCGTCGTGAAGAGGCCGTTCCAGCTCAAGGGCTATACCGTCCCGGCCGGCGAGGCGATCGCCGCCTCGCCGCTGCTCCTGCACGGCCGCGAGGACCTCTACCCGTCGCCTCAGCGATTCCGCCCTTCGCGGTTCCTCGAGCGGAAGTTCACGCCCTTCGAGTTCATCGCCTTCGGCGGCGGCGCCCGCCGGTGCCTTGGCGCGGCGTTCGCGATGTACGAGATGAAGGTCGTCCTCGGCACGATCCTCGGGAGATACAGGCTCCGGCTCGAGAGCCAGGCGCCCATTCGACACGTGCGCCGCGGGCTCACCATGGGGCCGAGCGGGGATGTGGCGATGATCCTGGAAGGGGAGCGCGAGCGAGCGAGCGCGGAAGGCCGCGCGGCTGCGGTCCAGGGCAGCCCGGCGGAGCCGGCGCTCCGGCCCGCCGCGCCGCAGCCTGCAGGGCGGTGCCCGATGGGCTTCTCCTGA
- a CDS encoding preprotein translocase subunit TatA has product MRAIPLFRRSQATYPSRGTLFNLAQCEADLGRVASAWQHFKELLTQLTPGDPRLPITEQRIRELEPRLPKLVIELAQGAPAPTELLLDQAPLPQASVGNELPLDPGNHGVVARWPGGRQTDAPVTLAEGARNVVRLEPPPAAAPPPVPVPDAPQAPAISPGSPAISPPPLPPPSSFRRTLGFVIGGVGAAAVGGSLITGGLALGTKGDLEKECPDPSRCSDDGMSLSSRGQTLTTASTVLGAVGLAGIGAGLVLLLTAPQERSSVALAPAILPGGGGALLRSRF; this is encoded by the coding sequence GTGCGCGCGATTCCGCTCTTCCGCCGGAGCCAGGCGACCTATCCGTCGCGCGGTACGCTGTTCAACCTGGCCCAGTGTGAAGCGGACCTCGGGCGCGTGGCGAGCGCATGGCAGCACTTCAAGGAGCTGCTCACGCAGCTGACACCGGGCGATCCCCGTCTGCCCATCACCGAGCAACGCATCAGGGAGCTGGAGCCGCGCCTGCCCAAGCTGGTCATCGAGCTCGCGCAGGGCGCACCGGCGCCGACGGAGCTGCTCCTCGATCAAGCGCCGCTGCCGCAAGCCAGCGTCGGCAACGAGCTCCCGCTCGACCCCGGGAACCATGGCGTCGTCGCGCGATGGCCCGGCGGCCGGCAGACCGACGCGCCCGTGACCCTCGCGGAGGGTGCGCGCAACGTCGTGCGCCTCGAGCCGCCGCCGGCCGCCGCGCCGCCTCCGGTCCCCGTACCCGACGCGCCGCAGGCCCCCGCGATCTCCCCGGGCTCGCCCGCCATTTCCCCTCCCCCGTTGCCCCCTCCCTCGAGCTTCAGGCGCACCCTCGGTTTCGTCATCGGCGGCGTCGGCGCCGCGGCCGTGGGCGGGAGCCTCATCACGGGCGGGCTCGCGCTCGGCACGAAGGGCGACCTCGAGAAGGAATGCCCAGATCCCTCGCGGTGCAGCGACGACGGCATGTCCCTCAGCTCGCGGGGCCAGACGCTCACCACCGCGAGCACCGTGCTCGGCGCCGTCGGCCTCGCCGGGATCGGCGCTGGCCTTGTGCTGCTCCTGACGGCGCCGCAGGAGCGCAGCTCGGTCGCCCTCGCGCCCGCGATCCTGCCGGGCGGCGGCGGCGCGCTGCTGCGCAGCCGCTTCTGA
- a CDS encoding serine/threonine-protein kinase translates to MAQLPAVPTGVPVPGDVLAGKYRIERVLGAGGMGVVLAAWDVVLERRVAVKFLLPEAAALPDARARFLREARAAAALDGQHIARVLDMGALSTGAAYMVLEYLTGDDLGHVLQTRGHLPLADAADYLLQACEAIAEAHARGIIHRDLKPKNLFLTRRPDGTPLLKVLDFGLSKFVATGDSVKEASLTATGLIMGSIHYMSPEQIRSLKYADVRTDIWALGVILYRMLTGRHPFEGDSITAVTAAIIMDTPTSVLALRPDLPPAVGELVSRCLVKDPGARVQSVAEIGRVLAPFGTQRGRLSFESIDRILPERASRAGYPPVGAPPAAPGALGTSSPAWRGAPGAAEAATAPMPVRPDMPSSPGSEVAGAAHATLPHASWGNTTRTRGPRSRVALLAGAAAALVLMTGFFLAWRQTASVSPDSDSPVASSGAAPESGPVSPGATRTPDAAGVPGAAGVPGAAGAVTATPTVAVMETASAALEAGAAPVASASPDVGAKAAASSTAAKPPVKASANTVSTARPPSSSQVRTQNKREDPWNKWD, encoded by the coding sequence ATGGCGCAGCTGCCCGCCGTCCCCACCGGCGTCCCGGTTCCCGGCGACGTCCTCGCGGGCAAGTACCGCATCGAGCGCGTCCTCGGCGCGGGGGGCATGGGCGTGGTCCTGGCGGCCTGGGACGTCGTCCTGGAGCGCCGCGTCGCCGTCAAGTTCCTCCTTCCCGAGGCCGCCGCGCTCCCCGACGCCCGCGCCCGCTTCCTCCGCGAGGCCCGCGCCGCCGCGGCCCTCGACGGACAGCACATCGCGCGTGTCCTCGACATGGGCGCGCTGAGCACCGGCGCCGCCTACATGGTGCTGGAGTACCTGACCGGCGACGATCTCGGCCACGTGCTCCAGACCCGCGGCCACCTCCCGCTCGCCGACGCCGCCGACTACCTGCTCCAGGCCTGCGAGGCGATCGCCGAGGCCCACGCGCGCGGCATCATCCACCGCGATCTCAAGCCGAAGAACCTCTTCCTCACCCGCCGCCCCGACGGGACTCCCCTCCTCAAGGTCCTCGACTTCGGCCTGTCGAAGTTCGTCGCCACGGGCGACTCCGTCAAGGAGGCGAGCCTGACCGCGACGGGCCTCATCATGGGCTCCATCCATTACATGTCGCCGGAGCAGATTCGCAGCCTCAAATACGCAGATGTCCGCACGGACATCTGGGCACTCGGCGTGATCCTGTATCGCATGCTCACCGGGCGGCACCCGTTCGAGGGCGACAGCATCACCGCGGTCACGGCGGCCATCATCATGGACACGCCCACCTCCGTCCTCGCCCTGCGGCCGGACCTGCCGCCCGCCGTCGGGGAGCTCGTGAGCAGGTGCCTTGTGAAGGACCCGGGCGCCCGCGTCCAGAGCGTCGCCGAGATCGGCCGCGTGCTCGCGCCATTCGGGACGCAGCGCGGGCGGCTCTCGTTCGAGAGCATCGACCGGATCCTGCCGGAGCGTGCATCCCGCGCCGGGTACCCGCCGGTGGGCGCTCCCCCCGCGGCCCCCGGCGCGCTCGGCACGTCCTCACCCGCGTGGCGTGGAGCGCCCGGAGCGGCCGAGGCCGCGACGGCGCCCATGCCGGTTCGCCCGGACATGCCGTCATCGCCCGGGAGCGAGGTGGCGGGAGCAGCGCACGCGACGCTGCCGCACGCTTCCTGGGGCAACACGACGCGGACCCGGGGGCCGCGCAGCCGCGTGGCGCTGCTGGCGGGCGCCGCCGCCGCGCTCGTCCTGATGACCGGGTTCTTCCTTGCGTGGCGGCAGACGGCGAGCGTGTCCCCTGACAGCGACTCGCCGGTGGCCTCATCGGGCGCTGCGCCCGAGAGCGGACCTGTATCCCCGGGCGCGACCCGCACCCCCGACGCGGCCGGCGTCCCCGGCGCGGCCGGCGTCCCCGGCGCGGCCGGCGCTGTGACGGCGACCCCCACCGTCGCCGTGATGGAGACCGCGAGCGCTGCGCTAGAGGCCGGCGCAGCGCCGGTCGCGAGCGCCTCCCCGGACGTCGGCGCGAAGGCAGCGGCATCTTCGACAGCGGCGAAACCGCCCGTGAAGGCGAGCGCGAACACCGTGAGCACGGCCAGACCGCCGTCGTCTTCACAGGTCAGGACGCAGAACAAGCGCGAGGATCCTTGGAACAAATGGGACTGA
- a CDS encoding VOC family protein, with protein MTTSHEPPAPPPISPYLTVDDARAAIDFYKRAFGATVVAEQPTPDGKKLIHAALLVNGGLVMLSDDFPEQCGGVSRTPKAFGGTAVTLHLDLPDVDATWKRAVEAGANVEMPLADMFWGDRYGIMTDPFGHRWSLATRKKAATQEELDAGAKKHFPAAT; from the coding sequence ATGACCACGAGCCACGAACCCCCCGCTCCTCCCCCCATTTCGCCTTACCTGACGGTCGACGACGCCCGCGCGGCCATCGACTTCTACAAGCGCGCGTTCGGCGCGACGGTGGTGGCCGAACAGCCGACGCCGGACGGCAAGAAGCTCATCCACGCGGCCCTCCTGGTGAACGGCGGCCTCGTGATGCTCAGCGACGATTTCCCGGAACAGTGCGGCGGGGTGAGCCGCACGCCGAAGGCGTTCGGCGGCACCGCGGTGACGCTCCACCTCGATCTGCCCGACGTCGACGCGACCTGGAAGCGCGCGGTCGAGGCGGGCGCCAACGTCGAGATGCCGCTCGCGGACATGTTCTGGGGCGACCGATACGGCATCATGACCGACCCGTTCGGTCACCGCTGGTCGCTCGCGACGCGGAAGAAGGCGGCCACGCAGGAGGAGCTGGACGCCGGCGCCAAGAAGCACTTCCCCGCGGCGACGTGA
- a CDS encoding ArsR/SmtB family transcription factor, with protein sequence MTDARSPDETFRAIADPTRRAILDALAGGERSVTELCAMFDVTQSAISQHLRVLRDAGLVAPRREGRSRLYRVEAAPLRAVYDWAAHYERCWCRSSGREVPR encoded by the coding sequence GTGACGGACGCGCGCTCCCCGGACGAGACGTTCCGCGCGATCGCGGACCCCACGCGGCGCGCGATCCTCGACGCGCTGGCCGGCGGGGAGCGCTCGGTCACCGAGCTGTGCGCGATGTTCGACGTGACCCAGTCGGCGATCTCGCAGCACCTCAGGGTGCTGCGGGACGCCGGGCTCGTCGCGCCCCGCCGGGAAGGGCGCTCGCGGCTCTACCGCGTGGAGGCCGCGCCGCTGCGCGCGGTCTACGACTGGGCCGCTCATTACGAGCGATGCTGGTGCAGGAGCTCCGGTCGCGAGGTGCCCCGGTGA